In the genome of Mucilaginibacter defluvii, one region contains:
- a CDS encoding cysteine-rich CWC family protein produces the protein MHSKHEIIRCERCNAAFECKANSYTKCQCSAVQLTLNETQYISENYDGCLCAQCLLIIQQEYREMVL, from the coding sequence ATGCATTCAAAACATGAGATAATAAGATGTGAACGCTGCAACGCGGCGTTTGAATGCAAGGCCAACTCCTATACCAAATGCCAGTGCAGCGCCGTGCAGCTTACCCTTAACGAAACCCAATACATCAGCGAAAATTACGACGGCTGCCTGTGTGCCCAATGCTTGCTCATCATTCAGCAGGAGTATAGGGAGATGGTACTTTAG
- the fabG gene encoding 3-oxoacyl-[acyl-carrier-protein] reductase, protein MKLLEGKVALVTGASKGIGRKIAEKFAEQGAKVAFTYLSSVEKGQALEQELQSFGTQVKGYRSDASKFDEAEKLINDIVTDFGTIDVVVNNAGITKDGLLMRMTEEQWDEVLDVNLKSIFNVTKAASKIMMKNRKGAFINMSSVVGVQGNAGQSNYAASKAGIIGFSKSIAKELGSRGIRTNVVAPGFIRTEMTDVLDPKIVEGWTANIPLKRAGETEDIANACVFLASDMAAYITGQVIAVDGGML, encoded by the coding sequence ATGAAACTATTAGAAGGAAAAGTTGCCCTGGTTACAGGCGCTTCAAAAGGTATAGGCCGTAAAATAGCCGAAAAATTTGCTGAACAAGGTGCAAAAGTGGCTTTCACTTATTTATCGTCTGTAGAAAAAGGGCAGGCACTTGAGCAGGAGTTACAAAGCTTTGGTACCCAGGTTAAAGGTTACCGCAGTGATGCTTCCAAATTTGATGAAGCCGAAAAGCTGATCAATGATATTGTTACCGATTTCGGCACGATTGACGTAGTGGTAAATAACGCGGGCATCACTAAGGACGGCCTGCTGATGCGCATGACCGAGGAGCAATGGGATGAGGTGCTTGACGTAAACCTGAAATCAATATTCAACGTAACCAAAGCCGCCTCAAAAATTATGATGAAGAACCGTAAAGGCGCGTTCATCAATATGAGTTCGGTAGTAGGTGTGCAGGGTAACGCTGGCCAATCTAACTATGCGGCATCAAAAGCCGGTATCATTGGTTTTTCCAAATCAATAGCTAAGGAGTTAGGTTCGCGCGGCATACGTACCAACGTGGTAGCGCCGGGCTTTATCCGCACCGAAATGACCGACGTGCTCGACCCGAAAATAGTTGAAGGCTGGACAGCCAATATTCCGCTTAAACGTGCCGGTGAAACCGAAGACATAGCCAATGCCTGCGTGTTCCTGGCGTCGGACATGGCAGCTTACATCACCGGCCAGGTTATCGCGGTTGACGGTGGTATGTTATAG